The following are encoded together in the Triticum dicoccoides isolate Atlit2015 ecotype Zavitan chromosome 6B, WEW_v2.0, whole genome shotgun sequence genome:
- the LOC119322622 gene encoding uncharacterized protein LOC119322622 isoform X3, translating to MSARGMAGAEGSPAGPALGGVDPFEQARKALSLRTPFEGEETASRAPTLPARLVSWSGPSDRRKKHKKLELPDAAAEERPPQLNAAALSSGKKGAWDHFEAYFRPVSMGDVEMLAPKLPVAHGELDPCLAIPFLGTTQDLLDQGETFDVAVAETSSYLGVGGEEVVSTKERSGQTIDFVSSMSVEQGIHDVVVQQLVTTRERGDQSLEQRLHEAVVKREWPMEVEQGSSSGGTASPTCADEAGTSMNWLLGARQRVVLTSERPNKKRKLIGVDAGLEQLVLLPRLGAQAGTMCDVCCLGETDMASNRMLCCNNCKVSVHQWCYGLHVVPDGQWLCTWCKYVESTGCSLKKDAGITLSMPCLLCPKEKGALKPVIGEPSRTADGGNLKFAHLFCTLWRPEALVEDMDSMEPITNVGWVQENQRKLVCNICKVKHGACIRCSHGACRTAFHPICARESKHQMEIWGKSGLPNVELRAFCSKHSSVGYVNSVDKGNNASEQRPTEVRLNDANLGSGKIPKLRFTRKKKDRSLNHETSSFNPDNLIKVETMEHGALPHKVRNLNTQATRNMEIDTDHPSVGENLMRNSGDIAMVLKKLIDRGNVSVSDIASEVGISSASLEAALVGETTTFSHGLKLKIIKWLQKSAHILAVQAITRKGSSEVVQDNKLDGSDSTDSVNVKSSLVPEDKGATFEMSDSAVPKPSSPRSKDNDKILEEEKAIRATGTTLENGKKNVVKGSADHEYFLAEDLAKEYTGNLSQVGGKDTSKEVDEKLISNSISGNKVFDTSMEIPNQLQDTSLGRKSNDLTDAELGSEVEECVSSLDKTSSWVDDAKHGSDSVENGICNHHDCNMDHVHGQPFFNFDDSHSYIHPFIKTKIAHLWNHDLKQNKQTQYRPEEQLCSSDEKRHVDSSVELTETTGIDVTDQISKAKALGILDHSPDDEVEAEMLFLQSRLLDNAMVLKHRCEDLIVKVVQNLSCELDVFSKRKWDFIRVNQFLRDVREAKKRGRKEKRHKEAQAVLAEAAAAVAASSRNSTVRKDANDDSSPKFGAGSSRVGQRTPSLPRPKDSSKPSNSKVSPVTNSGIFHMPIYSKENALYCDVCMRGETVLNRVSVCSGCKQAAVHIDCYKYLEICIGRWKCELCEDISPEAASSSDQSDSNDTKLSLVRCALCHGTSGAFRKTIDGRWTHAFCAEWLLETKYMRGQDDPVSGMETLVKEKDTCCVCNIKVGVCLKCNREDCHTTFHPSCARDAGFYMNTKGFGTVVQHKAYCGKHSSEQKETDAWKYWPEEVNSLKRTRVELEKFRLLCERVIKREKVKRETVLCDHDILAKTKDTVVFSYRTPGASSESATTSVNNKSCSGTMQRSDDVTVDSSISGINTVRFSLNNRDAEGNTADSSRTLISFKRKFSERGPLAGKRLPQRSVNALLKLEDGKQKTKDNKAETFQKELVMTSDQASTQNQRLPKGYAYVPRDSLSKEKPWKRNTQTHEPQEPGG from the exons ATGAGCGCCCGGGGCATGGCCGGCGCCGAGGGCTCGCCGGCGGGCCCGGCCCTCGGCGGCGTCGACCCCTTCGAGCAGGCCAGGAAGGCGCTGTCCCTGCGGACCCCGTTCGAGGGCGAGGAGACGGCGTCCAGGGCGCCCACCCTGCCCGCGCGCCTCGTCAGCTGGTCGGGGCCCAGCGACAGGCGCAAGAAGCACAAGAAGCTCGAGCTCCCGGACGCGGCCGCCGAGGAGCGCCCGCCGCAGCTCAACGCGGCGGCGCTCTCCTCCGGGAAGAAGGGCGCGTGGGACCACTTCGAGGCGTATTTCAGGCCGGTCAGCATGGGCGACGTCGAAATGTTGGCGCCCAAGCTCCCCGTCGCCCACGGGGAGCTCGACCCGTGCCTCGCCATCCCATTTCTGGGCACCACCCAGGACTTGCTGGACCAAGGCGAGACGTTTGATGTCGCTGTGGCTGAGACGAGCTCCTACCTGGGCGTGGGCGGCGAGGAGGTCGTCAGTACCAAGGAGCGCAGTGGGCAGACCATCGATTTTGTCAGTAGCATGAGTGTGGAGCAGGGCATACATGATGTGGTCGTGCAGCAGCTGGTTACTACCAGAGAGCGTGGTGACCAGAGCCTCGAGCAGCGCTTACATGAGGCTGTTGTGAAGCGGGAGTGGCCAATGGAAGTGGAGCAAGGTAGTAGCAGCGGCGGCACCGCGTCACCAACATGCGCAGATGAGGCAGGCACATCGATGAATTGGCTGCTAGGAGCAAGGCAGCGAGTTGTGCTCACTTCTGAGAGGCCAAACAAGAAGAGGAAGCTCATAGGTGTGGATGCTGGGTTAGAGCAGCTTGTGCTGCTTCCACGCCTGGGAGCTCAGGCTGGGACGATGTGCGATGTTTGCTGTTTGGGAGAGACTGACATGGCGTCAAATAGGATGCTTTGCTGTAACAACTGCAAGGTTTCCGTGCACCAGTGGTGCTATGGTTTGCATGTTGTGCCAGATGGCCAGTGGTTGTGCACTTGGTGCAAGTATGTGGAGTCGACAGGGTGCTCATTGAAGAAAGATGCAGGCATCACCCTTTCAATGCCGTGTTTGCTATGCCCAAAGGAGAAAGGGGCCCTAAAACCTGTAATAGGGGAGCCTAGTCGAACTGCAGATGGAGGCAACCTAAAATTCGCACACTTATTTTGTACTCTTTGGAGGCCAGAGGCTCTTGTGGAGGACATGGACTCAATGGAGCCTATTACAAATGTTGGATGGGTGCAAGAGAATCAGAGGAAACTGGTGTGTAACATTTGCAAGGTTAAGCATGGTGCATGCATTCGATGCAGCCATG GGGCCTGCCGGACAGCCTTTCATCCTATATGTGCACGAGAGTCCAAGCACCAAATGGAGATATGGGGAAAATCTGGACTTCCTAAT GTTGAGCTGAGAGCGTTTTGCTCAAAGCATTCTTCAGTTGGATATGTCAATTCTGTAGACAAAGGTAATAATGCATCTGAGCAGAGGCCTACAGAAGTGAGGCTGAACGATGCAAATCTCGGCAGTGGAAAGATACCAAAACTGAGGTTCACACGCAAGAAAAAGGACAGATCCTTGAACCATGAAACCAGTAGCTTTAACCCTGATAACCTTATCAAAGTAGAGACAATGGAGCATGGTGCTTTGCCCCATAAAGTTagaaatttaaatactcaagcaactCGAAATATGGAAATTGATACTGATCATCCCTCAGTTGGTGAGAATCTTATGAGAAACTCTGGTGATATTGCTATGGTGCTTAAAAAG CTAATCGACAGAGGGAATGTTAGCGTGAGTGATATAGCATCCGAAGTGGGTATTTCTTCAGCATCCTTGGAAGCTGCTCTCGTG GGTGAAACTACGACCTTTTCCCATGggttgaagttgaaaatcatcaagtgGCTTCAAAAATCTGCACATATACTAGCTGTTCAAGCAATCACTCGTAAAGGGAGCTCAGAGGTGGTGCAAGATAACAAACTAGATGGGTCTGACAGTACAGATAGTGTCAATGTGAAGAGTTCATTAGTCCCAGAGGACAAAGGAGCTACATTTGAGATGTCAGATTCTGCTGTACCAAAACCCTCATCACCAAGATCTAAAGATAACGACAAGATTCTTGAAGAAGAGAAGGCAATACGTGCAACTGGAACTACTTTGGAAAATGGAAAAAAGAACGTAGTTAAAGGAAGTGCTGATCATGAGTATTTTCTTGCTGAAGATCTTGCAAAAGAATATACTGGAAATTTGTCCCAAGTTGGAGGCAAGGATACTTCAAAGGAAGTGGATGAAAAATTG ATATCAAACAGCATCTCTGGCAATAAAGTATTTGATACTTCCATGGAGATACCAAATCAACTTCAAG ATACATCACTTGGAAGGAAAAGTAACGACTTGACTGACGCTGAACTTGGCTCGGAAGTGGAGGAGTGTGTATCTTCATTGGATAAAACCTCTTCTTGGGTTGATGATGCTAAACATGGGTCAGATTCAGTTGAAAATGGCATATGCAATCATCATGATTGTAATATGGATCACGTTCATGGACAGCCTTTTTTCAA CTTTGATGATTCTCATTCTTACATCCATCCATTTATCAAGACAAAGATTGCTCATTTATGGAACCATGATTTGAAGCAGAATAAGCAGACACAGTATCGTCCTG AAGAGCAATTATGCTCTTCCGATGAGAAAAGGCATGTGGATTCCTCAGTAGAACTTACGGAAACAACAGGAATTGATGTGACAGATCAAATTTCTAAGGCAAAAGCTCTGGGAATCCTTGATCATTCGCCTGATGATGAAGTAGAAGCAGAAATGTTGTTCTTACAATCTAGGCTGCTTGACAATGCTATGGTTCTGAAGCATAGATGCG AAGACTTAATAGTAAAGGTTGTCCAGAATCTTTCTTGCGAGTTGGATGTTTTCAGTAAAAGGAAATGGGACTTCATCCGTGTCAATCAGTTTCTTCGTGACGTTAGAGAAGCTAAGAAACGTGGCAGAAAAGAGAAGAGACATAAAGAAGCCCAGGCTGTACTAGCAGAAGCTGCAGCTGCTGTTGCAGCCTCCTCGCGTAACTCCACTGTGAGAAAAGATGCAAATGATGAT AGTTCTCCAAAATTTGGTGCTGGATCTTCAAGAGTTGGCCAGCGGACTCCTTCATTACCACGGCCCAAGGATTCATCGAAGCCATCCAACAGCAAAGTTTCACCAGTTACTAACTCCGGCATTTTTCATATGCCAATTTACTCAAAAGAAAATGCACTCTACTGTGATGTATGCATGCGGGGTGAAACTGTGTTGAATCGAGTATCTGTCTGCTCCGGATGCAAG CAGGCTGCTGTCCACATAGATTGCTATAAGTATCTAGAGATATGCATTGGCCGCTGGAAATGTGAACTTTGTGAAGATATTTCACCAGAAGCTGCTAGCTCTAGTGATCAATCTGACAGTAATGACACAAAATTATCCCTGGTACGATGTGCCCTGTGCCATGGAACATCTGGTGCTTTTAGAAAGACTATAGATGGGCGGTGGACTCATGCCTTCTGCGCTGAG TGGTTGTTGGAGACGAAGTATATGAGAGGACAAGATGATCCAGTGAGCGGAATG GAAACCCTTGTAAAGGAGAAAGATACTTGTTGTGTCTGCAACATCAAAGTTGGTGTGTGTCTCAAG TGCAACCGTGAGGACTGCCACACCACTTTTCATCCTTCTTGTGCTAGAGATGCTGGTTTCTACATGAACACTAAAGGATTTGGGACTGTGGTGCAGCACAAAGCATACTGTGGCAAACACAGCAGCGAGCAGAAAGAG ACTGATGCCTGGAAGTACTGGCCCGAGGAAGTCAATAGCTTGAAAAGGACGAGG GTTGAGTTGGAGAAGTTCCGCCTCTTATGTGAGAGGGTAATTAAGAGAGAGAAGGTGAAG AGAGAGACAGTTCTGTGTGACCATGACATACTCGCCAAAACCAAGGATACTGTTGTTTTCTCCTACCGAACACCCGGAGCTAGTTCAGAATCTGCCACTACTTCGGTTAATAATAAATCATGCAGTGGAACCATGCAACGATCTGATGATGTCACGGTGGATAGCAGTATTTCTGGGATAAATACCGTCAGATTTTCCCTTAACAACAGAGATGCTGAGGGAAACACAGCTGATAGCTCAAGGACACTGATATCTTTCAAACGGAAGTTCAGTGAGAGGGGGCCACTTGCTGGTAAGCGACTTCCACAAAGATCAGTGAATGCCCTACTGAAATTGGAAGatggaaaacaaaaaacaaaagataaTAAG GCAGAAACCTTTCAAAAGGAGCTGGTTATGACATCTGATCAAGCGTCCACACAGAATCAACGCCTTCCAAAGGGATATGCATATGTACCCCGTGATTCTCTTTCTAAAGAGAAACCATGGAAACGAAATACACAGACCCATGAACCACAAGAGCCTGGTGGATAG
- the LOC119322622 gene encoding uncharacterized protein LOC119322622 isoform X2 has protein sequence MSARGMAGAEGSPAGPALGGVDPFEQARKALSLRTPFEGEETASRAPTLPARLVSWSGPSDRRKKHKKLELPDAAAEERPPQLNAAALSSGKKGAWDHFEAYFRPVSMGDVEMLAPKLPVAHGELDPCLAIPFLGTTQDLLDQGETFDVAVAETSSYLGVGGEEVVSTKERSGQTIDFVSSMSVEQGIHDVVVQQLVTTRERGDQSLEQRLHEAVVKREWPMEVEQGSSSGGTASPTCADEAGTSMNWLLGARQRVVLTSERPNKKRKLIGVDAGLEQLVLLPRLGAQAGTMCDVCCLGETDMASNRMLCCNNCKVSVHQWCYGLHVVPDGQWLCTWCKYVESTGCSLKKDAGITLSMPCLLCPKEKGALKPVIGEPSRTADGGNLKFAHLFCTLWRPEALVEDMDSMEPITNVGWVQENQRKLVCNICKVKHGACIRCSHGACRTAFHPICARESKHQMEIWGKSGLPNVELRAFCSKHSSVGYVNSVDKGNNASEQRPTEVRLNDANLGSGKIPKLRFTRKKKDRSLNHETSSFNPDNLIKVETMEHGALPHKVRNLNTQATRNMEIDTDHPSVGENLMRNSGDIAMVLKKLIDRGNVSVSDIASEVGISSASLEAALVGETTTFSHGLKLKIIKWLQKSAHILAVQAITRKGSSEVVQDNKLDGSDSTDSVNVKSSLVPEDKGATFEMSDSAVPKPSSPRSKDNDKILEEEKAIRATGTTLENGKKNVVKGSADHEYFLAEDLAKEYTGNLSQVGGKDTSKEVDEKLISNSISGNKVFDTSMEIPNQLQDTSLGRKSNDLTDAELGSEVEECVSSLDKTSSWVDDAKHGSDSVENGICNHHDCNMDHVHGQPFFNFDDSHSYIHPFIKTKIAHLWNHDLKQNKQTQYRPEEQLCSSDEKRHVDSSVELTETTGIDVTDQISKAKALGILDHSPDDEVEAEMLFLQSRLLDNAMVLKHRCEDLIVKVVQNLSCELDVFSKRKWDFIRVNQFLRDVREAKKRGRKEKRHKEAQAVLAEAAAAVAASSRNSTVRKDANDDSSPKFGAGSSRVGQRTPSLPRPKDSSKPSNSKVSPVTNSGIFHMPIYSKENALYCDVCMRGETVLNRVSVCSGCKAAVHIDCYKYLEICIGRWKCELCEDISPEAASSSDQSDSNDTKLSLVRCALCHGTSGAFRKTIDGRWTHAFCAEWLLETKYMRGQDDPVSGMETLVKEKDTCCVCNIKVGVCLKCNREDCHTTFHPSCARDAGFYMNTKGFGTVVQHKAYCGKHSSEQKETDAWKYWPEEVNSLKRTRVELEKFRLLCERVIKREKVKRETVLCDHDILAKTKDTVVFSYRTPGASSESATTSVNNKSCSGTMQRSDDVTVDSSISGINTVRFSLNNRDAEGNTADSSRTLISFKRKFSERGPLAGKRLPQRSVNALLKLEDGKQKTKDNKQAETFQKELVMTSDQASTQNQRLPKGYAYVPRDSLSKEKPWKRNTQTHEPQEPGG, from the exons ATGAGCGCCCGGGGCATGGCCGGCGCCGAGGGCTCGCCGGCGGGCCCGGCCCTCGGCGGCGTCGACCCCTTCGAGCAGGCCAGGAAGGCGCTGTCCCTGCGGACCCCGTTCGAGGGCGAGGAGACGGCGTCCAGGGCGCCCACCCTGCCCGCGCGCCTCGTCAGCTGGTCGGGGCCCAGCGACAGGCGCAAGAAGCACAAGAAGCTCGAGCTCCCGGACGCGGCCGCCGAGGAGCGCCCGCCGCAGCTCAACGCGGCGGCGCTCTCCTCCGGGAAGAAGGGCGCGTGGGACCACTTCGAGGCGTATTTCAGGCCGGTCAGCATGGGCGACGTCGAAATGTTGGCGCCCAAGCTCCCCGTCGCCCACGGGGAGCTCGACCCGTGCCTCGCCATCCCATTTCTGGGCACCACCCAGGACTTGCTGGACCAAGGCGAGACGTTTGATGTCGCTGTGGCTGAGACGAGCTCCTACCTGGGCGTGGGCGGCGAGGAGGTCGTCAGTACCAAGGAGCGCAGTGGGCAGACCATCGATTTTGTCAGTAGCATGAGTGTGGAGCAGGGCATACATGATGTGGTCGTGCAGCAGCTGGTTACTACCAGAGAGCGTGGTGACCAGAGCCTCGAGCAGCGCTTACATGAGGCTGTTGTGAAGCGGGAGTGGCCAATGGAAGTGGAGCAAGGTAGTAGCAGCGGCGGCACCGCGTCACCAACATGCGCAGATGAGGCAGGCACATCGATGAATTGGCTGCTAGGAGCAAGGCAGCGAGTTGTGCTCACTTCTGAGAGGCCAAACAAGAAGAGGAAGCTCATAGGTGTGGATGCTGGGTTAGAGCAGCTTGTGCTGCTTCCACGCCTGGGAGCTCAGGCTGGGACGATGTGCGATGTTTGCTGTTTGGGAGAGACTGACATGGCGTCAAATAGGATGCTTTGCTGTAACAACTGCAAGGTTTCCGTGCACCAGTGGTGCTATGGTTTGCATGTTGTGCCAGATGGCCAGTGGTTGTGCACTTGGTGCAAGTATGTGGAGTCGACAGGGTGCTCATTGAAGAAAGATGCAGGCATCACCCTTTCAATGCCGTGTTTGCTATGCCCAAAGGAGAAAGGGGCCCTAAAACCTGTAATAGGGGAGCCTAGTCGAACTGCAGATGGAGGCAACCTAAAATTCGCACACTTATTTTGTACTCTTTGGAGGCCAGAGGCTCTTGTGGAGGACATGGACTCAATGGAGCCTATTACAAATGTTGGATGGGTGCAAGAGAATCAGAGGAAACTGGTGTGTAACATTTGCAAGGTTAAGCATGGTGCATGCATTCGATGCAGCCATG GGGCCTGCCGGACAGCCTTTCATCCTATATGTGCACGAGAGTCCAAGCACCAAATGGAGATATGGGGAAAATCTGGACTTCCTAAT GTTGAGCTGAGAGCGTTTTGCTCAAAGCATTCTTCAGTTGGATATGTCAATTCTGTAGACAAAGGTAATAATGCATCTGAGCAGAGGCCTACAGAAGTGAGGCTGAACGATGCAAATCTCGGCAGTGGAAAGATACCAAAACTGAGGTTCACACGCAAGAAAAAGGACAGATCCTTGAACCATGAAACCAGTAGCTTTAACCCTGATAACCTTATCAAAGTAGAGACAATGGAGCATGGTGCTTTGCCCCATAAAGTTagaaatttaaatactcaagcaactCGAAATATGGAAATTGATACTGATCATCCCTCAGTTGGTGAGAATCTTATGAGAAACTCTGGTGATATTGCTATGGTGCTTAAAAAG CTAATCGACAGAGGGAATGTTAGCGTGAGTGATATAGCATCCGAAGTGGGTATTTCTTCAGCATCCTTGGAAGCTGCTCTCGTG GGTGAAACTACGACCTTTTCCCATGggttgaagttgaaaatcatcaagtgGCTTCAAAAATCTGCACATATACTAGCTGTTCAAGCAATCACTCGTAAAGGGAGCTCAGAGGTGGTGCAAGATAACAAACTAGATGGGTCTGACAGTACAGATAGTGTCAATGTGAAGAGTTCATTAGTCCCAGAGGACAAAGGAGCTACATTTGAGATGTCAGATTCTGCTGTACCAAAACCCTCATCACCAAGATCTAAAGATAACGACAAGATTCTTGAAGAAGAGAAGGCAATACGTGCAACTGGAACTACTTTGGAAAATGGAAAAAAGAACGTAGTTAAAGGAAGTGCTGATCATGAGTATTTTCTTGCTGAAGATCTTGCAAAAGAATATACTGGAAATTTGTCCCAAGTTGGAGGCAAGGATACTTCAAAGGAAGTGGATGAAAAATTG ATATCAAACAGCATCTCTGGCAATAAAGTATTTGATACTTCCATGGAGATACCAAATCAACTTCAAG ATACATCACTTGGAAGGAAAAGTAACGACTTGACTGACGCTGAACTTGGCTCGGAAGTGGAGGAGTGTGTATCTTCATTGGATAAAACCTCTTCTTGGGTTGATGATGCTAAACATGGGTCAGATTCAGTTGAAAATGGCATATGCAATCATCATGATTGTAATATGGATCACGTTCATGGACAGCCTTTTTTCAA CTTTGATGATTCTCATTCTTACATCCATCCATTTATCAAGACAAAGATTGCTCATTTATGGAACCATGATTTGAAGCAGAATAAGCAGACACAGTATCGTCCTG AAGAGCAATTATGCTCTTCCGATGAGAAAAGGCATGTGGATTCCTCAGTAGAACTTACGGAAACAACAGGAATTGATGTGACAGATCAAATTTCTAAGGCAAAAGCTCTGGGAATCCTTGATCATTCGCCTGATGATGAAGTAGAAGCAGAAATGTTGTTCTTACAATCTAGGCTGCTTGACAATGCTATGGTTCTGAAGCATAGATGCG AAGACTTAATAGTAAAGGTTGTCCAGAATCTTTCTTGCGAGTTGGATGTTTTCAGTAAAAGGAAATGGGACTTCATCCGTGTCAATCAGTTTCTTCGTGACGTTAGAGAAGCTAAGAAACGTGGCAGAAAAGAGAAGAGACATAAAGAAGCCCAGGCTGTACTAGCAGAAGCTGCAGCTGCTGTTGCAGCCTCCTCGCGTAACTCCACTGTGAGAAAAGATGCAAATGATGAT AGTTCTCCAAAATTTGGTGCTGGATCTTCAAGAGTTGGCCAGCGGACTCCTTCATTACCACGGCCCAAGGATTCATCGAAGCCATCCAACAGCAAAGTTTCACCAGTTACTAACTCCGGCATTTTTCATATGCCAATTTACTCAAAAGAAAATGCACTCTACTGTGATGTATGCATGCGGGGTGAAACTGTGTTGAATCGAGTATCTGTCTGCTCCGGATGCAAG GCTGCTGTCCACATAGATTGCTATAAGTATCTAGAGATATGCATTGGCCGCTGGAAATGTGAACTTTGTGAAGATATTTCACCAGAAGCTGCTAGCTCTAGTGATCAATCTGACAGTAATGACACAAAATTATCCCTGGTACGATGTGCCCTGTGCCATGGAACATCTGGTGCTTTTAGAAAGACTATAGATGGGCGGTGGACTCATGCCTTCTGCGCTGAG TGGTTGTTGGAGACGAAGTATATGAGAGGACAAGATGATCCAGTGAGCGGAATG GAAACCCTTGTAAAGGAGAAAGATACTTGTTGTGTCTGCAACATCAAAGTTGGTGTGTGTCTCAAG TGCAACCGTGAGGACTGCCACACCACTTTTCATCCTTCTTGTGCTAGAGATGCTGGTTTCTACATGAACACTAAAGGATTTGGGACTGTGGTGCAGCACAAAGCATACTGTGGCAAACACAGCAGCGAGCAGAAAGAG ACTGATGCCTGGAAGTACTGGCCCGAGGAAGTCAATAGCTTGAAAAGGACGAGG GTTGAGTTGGAGAAGTTCCGCCTCTTATGTGAGAGGGTAATTAAGAGAGAGAAGGTGAAG AGAGAGACAGTTCTGTGTGACCATGACATACTCGCCAAAACCAAGGATACTGTTGTTTTCTCCTACCGAACACCCGGAGCTAGTTCAGAATCTGCCACTACTTCGGTTAATAATAAATCATGCAGTGGAACCATGCAACGATCTGATGATGTCACGGTGGATAGCAGTATTTCTGGGATAAATACCGTCAGATTTTCCCTTAACAACAGAGATGCTGAGGGAAACACAGCTGATAGCTCAAGGACACTGATATCTTTCAAACGGAAGTTCAGTGAGAGGGGGCCACTTGCTGGTAAGCGACTTCCACAAAGATCAGTGAATGCCCTACTGAAATTGGAAGatggaaaacaaaaaacaaaagataaTAAG CAGGCAGAAACCTTTCAAAAGGAGCTGGTTATGACATCTGATCAAGCGTCCACACAGAATCAACGCCTTCCAAAGGGATATGCATATGTACCCCGTGATTCTCTTTCTAAAGAGAAACCATGGAAACGAAATACACAGACCCATGAACCACAAGAGCCTGGTGGATAG